Proteins from a single region of Flaviflexus salsibiostraticola:
- a CDS encoding DsbA family oxidoreductase, producing MSTNLTIDLWTDLVCPFCYIGEARLQSALEAEGVTAEIHIRSFELDPGIREPVGSVDRLVANKGMPREDVERMEGQLKQMAEGEGLTYETDRLMGTTIPVHLIAQYANQQGLEVGERFFREIQTAYFSGEINPFNDEELIDFAERSGLDREGATAALQDRELLNIVRGDQQIAHKLAVSGVPYILLNKRLAIPGAVAPERFREAIRQAVAL from the coding sequence ATGAGCACGAACCTCACAATCGATCTGTGGACCGACCTGGTCTGTCCTTTCTGCTACATCGGTGAGGCGCGCCTCCAGAGCGCGCTCGAGGCGGAGGGCGTGACGGCTGAGATCCACATCCGCTCCTTCGAGCTCGACCCGGGCATTCGCGAGCCCGTCGGCAGCGTCGACCGGCTCGTCGCGAACAAGGGCATGCCCCGCGAAGACGTCGAGCGGATGGAGGGCCAGCTCAAGCAGATGGCGGAGGGTGAAGGTCTCACCTACGAGACGGATCGCCTCATGGGGACGACGATCCCCGTGCATCTCATCGCCCAGTACGCCAACCAGCAGGGCCTCGAGGTGGGGGAGAGATTCTTCCGCGAGATCCAGACCGCCTACTTCTCGGGGGAGATCAACCCCTTCAACGATGAGGAGCTCATCGACTTCGCCGAGCGCAGCGGCCTCGACCGCGAAGGGGCCACGGCTGCGCTCCAGGACCGGGAGCTCCTCAACATCGTGCGCGGCGACCAGCAGATCGCCCACAAGCTCGCAGTCTCCGGCGTCCCCTACATCCTCCTCAACAAGAGGCTCGCCATCCCCGGTGCCGTGGCTCCCGAGCGCTTCCGTGAGGCGATCAGGCAGGCGGTCGCACTGTGA